One Prunus dulcis chromosome 8, ALMONDv2, whole genome shotgun sequence DNA window includes the following coding sequences:
- the LOC117637599 gene encoding protein indeterminate-domain 12: MFPAMSNSTSLSEEANSLSSDFGPLNPLLLSTNISPHQSDHQHQHPTNKIKKKRSLPGNPDPDAEVIALSPKTLLATNRFVCEICNKGFQRDQNLQLHRRGHNLPWKLKQRNNKDQIRKRAYVCPEPSCVHHHPSRALGDLTGIKKHFCRKHGEKKWKCDKCSKIYAVQSDWKAHSKTCGTREYRCDCGTLFSRKDSFITHRAFCDALAEESAKLSASQLAAATTTTNPNIMTPQISLFPFQNPPPPFTTISLTPWDPPHHQNPNPNLNHHLIKTESHHHNHFPTTQPHKGLLTSPFQNLHLSTHPSSKPSTSSAHLSATALLQKAATVGSASSAAASAGQQAQSAGLTVGEFGTASHMNMISTDYLGEFTSGDLATWQKTDRLTRDFLGLTGDGTGNHNVGAVNVVKDMLTYAGGVEFHQQQQQPYDQPLRGHNNSLLLKPQGFGFAETTAAASETWGDC; encoded by the exons ATGTTTCCTGCTATGTCTAATTCCACTTCTTTGTCTGAGGAAGCTAATAGTCTTTCTTCTGACTTTGGCCCCTTAAACCCACTCCTTCTCTCCACCAATATTTCTCCTCATCAATCTGATCACCAGCACCAGCACCcaaccaacaaaatcaaaaagaaaagaagtctCCCTGGAAACCCAG ACCCAGATGCTGAAGTGATTGCATTATCCCCTAAGACTCTACTGGCCACAAACAGATTTGTGTGTGAGATTTGCAACAAGGGGTTTCAGAGAGATCAGAACCTTCAGCTTCACAGGAGAGGCCACAACCTTCCATGGAAGCTGAAGCAAAGGAACAACAAGGATCAGATCAGAAAGAGAGCCTATGTCTGCCCTGAGCCCTCATGTGTTCATCACCACCCTTCAAGAGCACTGGGTGACCTCACTGGGATCAAGAAGCACTTTTGCAGGAAGCATGGGGAGAAGAAGTGGAAGTGTGACAAGTGCTCCAAGATCTATGCTGTTCAATCTGATTGGAAGGCTCACTCCAAAACCTGTGGTACAAGAGAATATAGATGCGACTGTGGAACCCTTTTCTCCAG gAAGGACAGCTTCATAACTCACAGGGCATTTTGTGATGCTTTGGCTGAAGAAAGTGCAAAACTGTCAGCAAGCCAGTTAgccgccgccaccaccaccacaaaccCAAATATTATGACACCtcaaatctctctcttccctttcCAAAACCCACCACCACCCTTCACCACCATCTCCCTCACTCCCTGGGACCCACCTCATcatcaaaaccctaaccctaacctTAATCACCACCTCATCAAGACTGAATCTCATCACCACAACCATTTCCCAACAACACAACCCCACAAGGGTTTGTTGACCTCACCCTTCCAAAACCTTCATCTCAGCACACATCCCAGCTCAAAACCCTCCACGTCATCCGCCCACCTGTCAGCCACTGCTCTCCTCCAAAAGGCTGCAACCGTTGGTTCTGCATCATCAGCAGCAGCCTCTGCTGGCCAACAGGCTCAGTCCGCTGGCTTGACCGTGGGCGAGTTTGGAACAGCGAGCCATATGAACATGATCTCGACCGACTATCTAGGCGAGTTCACGTCCGGGGATCTCGCCACGTGGCAGAAGACTGACCGCCTGACAAGGGATTTTCTTGGTCTGACCGGGGATGGCACGGGGAATCATAATGTTGGTGCTGTTAACGTCGTCAAGGACATGCTAACGTACGCCGGGGGCGTAGAGTTccatcaacaacaacagcagccGTACGATCAGCCCCTGCGTGGTCATAATAATTCGCTGCTGCTGAAGCCCCAAGGTTTTGGGTTCGCTGAGACCACTGCTGCTGCCTCGGAAACGTGGGGAGACTGTTGA
- the LOC117637825 gene encoding jmjC domain-containing protein C isoform X1 → MEESLQIQRLEEAPSARDFESRIESTNVPAVFNGCVKDWKAFSKWNPSNGGLDYLQERVGLCVVEAMLSSSAPVFYGDLRSHERVPLPFSAFIGLCKQRMRHSEDGSGACFESEQRGLLEPVSEYDREPYEDAPQQIYLAQVPIMNTENEERVQLESLREDIQTPVFLEDKVLASTNLWMNNAQARSSTHYDPHHNLLCIVSGCKQVVLWPPSASAMLYPMPIYGEASNHSSIPLENPDFSNYPRAQCLMEYSQKVILHAGDALFIPEGWFHQVDSDDLTIAVNFWWRSNIVSNMSEHMDAYYLRIILRRLTDKEMNRVLPKSSLAEMENKKKHTCVVLNNGGVDQNDNDLDQACERKDLKGKELEQRTMSHELEPLAIHALHELVSLVHHRVNAAELRQPVQSTSTTDSAASVKDEFTKVVRANSFSLEDDPVAKIIWALQPCTFRNVFLAMVKNFPRTLEALILHLLSPVGAEVLTCKFEEMDQQITEEDRNRFYQVFYGAFDDQFAAMDAILNGKELFALQVGGYSIMFVRKNWVGDDSERKMFTGSPSV, encoded by the exons ATGGAGGAATCTCTGCAAATTCAGAGGTTGGAGGAAGCTCCTTCGGCCAGAGACTTCGAGTCTCGGATCGAATCCACGAATGTTCCCGCT GTTTTCAATGGCTGCGTTAAGGATTGGAAAGCTTTCTCCAAATGGAATCCATCGAATGGCGGCCTCGACTATTTGCAg GAACGAGTCGGATTGTGTGTTGTGGAGGCTATGCTATCTAGTTCTGCACCTGTATTCTACGGTGATCTTAGAAGCCATGAGAGG GTACCGCTGCCATTTTCTGCCTTCATTGGTCTATGTAAGCAACGCATGCGTCATTCGGAGGATGGTTCTGGTGCTTGTTTTGAATCAGAACAGCGTGGACTACTGGAGCCTGTATCTGAGTATGACCGTGAGCCCTATGAGGATGCtcctcaacaaatatatttagCACAG GTACCAATAATGAATACTGAAAATGAAGAGAGGGTTCAATTAGAATCTTTGAGGGAGGATATCCAAACG CCTGTATTTTTGGAGGATAAAGTACTAGCTTCTACAAACCTGTGGATGAACAATGCTCAAGCTAGATCAAGCACTCACTATGATCCACACCATAACCTTCTCTGCATAGTTTCTGGCTGCAAACAAG TGGTTTTATGGCCTCCTTCAGCAAGTGCTATGTTATACCCTATGCCAATATATGGGGAGGCATCAAATCATAG TTCCATTCCTTTAGAGAACCCAGACTTTTCGAATTATCCAAGAGCACAATGTTTAATGGAGTACTCGCAGAAGGTTATTCTTCACGCAGGTGACGCACTTTTCATTCCTGAAGGCTG GTTCCACCAGGTAGACAGTGATGATCTGACCATTGCTGTCAACTTTTGGTGGCGGTCCAACATAGTGTCAAACATGTCAGAACACATGGATGCATATTATCTGCGTATAATATTAAGAAG ATTGACAGATAAAGAAATG AACCGAGTGCTGCCTAAATCTTCTTTAGCTGAAATGGAGAACAAGAAAAAGCATACGTGTGTGGTGCTCAATAATGGAGGAGTAG ATCAGAATGACAATGATTTGGATCAGGCATGTGAGAGAAAGGATCTTAAAGGGAAGGAACTAGAGCAAAGAACCATGTCGCATGAACTGGAACCCCTCGCTATCCATGCTCTTCATGAACTTGTTTCTTTAGTTCACCATCGTGTTAATGCCGCTGAGCTAAGACAACCAGTGCAATCCACTTCAACAACTGATTCTGCAGCTAGTGTGAAAGATGAATTCACCAAAGTTGTGAGAGCAAATTCATTTAGTTTGGAAGATGACCCAGTTGCTAAAATTATTTGGGCTCTTCAACCGTGCACTTTTAGAAATGTATTTCTGGCCATGGTG AAAAATTTCCCAAGAACTCTGGAGGCTTTAATACTGCACTTGCTTTCACCAGTGGGAGCAGAAGTGCTTACATGTAAATTTGAAGAAATGGATCAACAGATCACTGAGGAAGATCG GAACAGATTCTACCAAGTTTTCTATGGGGCATTTGACGACCAATTCGCTGCGATGGATGCAATTCTAAACGGGAAAGAATTATTTGCACTCCAG GTAGGTGGGTACTCAATAATGTTTGTAAGAAAAAATTGGGTAGGGGATGATTCGGAGCGTAAGATGTTCACTGGCTCACCTTCTGTATGA
- the LOC117637825 gene encoding uncharacterized protein LOC117637825 isoform X3, protein MEESLQIQRLEEAPSARDFESRIESTNVPAVFNGCVKDWKAFSKWNPSNGGLDYLQVPLPFSAFIGLCKQRMRHSEDGSGACFESEQRGLLEPVSEYDREPYEDAPQQIYLAQVPIMNTENEERVQLESLREDIQTPVFLEDKVLASTNLWMNNAQARSSTHYDPHHNLLCIVSGCKQVVLWPPSASAMLYPMPIYGEASNHSSIPLENPDFSNYPRAQCLMEYSQKVILHAGDALFIPEGWFHQVDSDDLTIAVNFWWRSNIVSNMSEHMDAYYLRIILRRLTDKEMNRVLPKSSLAEMENKKKHTCVVLNNGGVDQNDNDLDQACERKDLKGKELEQRTMSHELEPLAIHALHELVSLVHHRVNAAELRQPVQSTSTTDSAASVKDEFTKVVRANSFSLEDDPVAKIIWALQPCTFRNVFLAMVKNFPRTLEALILHLLSPVGAEVLTCKFEEMDQQITEEDRNRFYQVFYGAFDDQFAAMDAILNGKELFALQVGGYSIMFVRKNWVGDDSERKMFTGSPSV, encoded by the exons ATGGAGGAATCTCTGCAAATTCAGAGGTTGGAGGAAGCTCCTTCGGCCAGAGACTTCGAGTCTCGGATCGAATCCACGAATGTTCCCGCT GTTTTCAATGGCTGCGTTAAGGATTGGAAAGCTTTCTCCAAATGGAATCCATCGAATGGCGGCCTCGACTATTTGCAg GTACCGCTGCCATTTTCTGCCTTCATTGGTCTATGTAAGCAACGCATGCGTCATTCGGAGGATGGTTCTGGTGCTTGTTTTGAATCAGAACAGCGTGGACTACTGGAGCCTGTATCTGAGTATGACCGTGAGCCCTATGAGGATGCtcctcaacaaatatatttagCACAG GTACCAATAATGAATACTGAAAATGAAGAGAGGGTTCAATTAGAATCTTTGAGGGAGGATATCCAAACG CCTGTATTTTTGGAGGATAAAGTACTAGCTTCTACAAACCTGTGGATGAACAATGCTCAAGCTAGATCAAGCACTCACTATGATCCACACCATAACCTTCTCTGCATAGTTTCTGGCTGCAAACAAG TGGTTTTATGGCCTCCTTCAGCAAGTGCTATGTTATACCCTATGCCAATATATGGGGAGGCATCAAATCATAG TTCCATTCCTTTAGAGAACCCAGACTTTTCGAATTATCCAAGAGCACAATGTTTAATGGAGTACTCGCAGAAGGTTATTCTTCACGCAGGTGACGCACTTTTCATTCCTGAAGGCTG GTTCCACCAGGTAGACAGTGATGATCTGACCATTGCTGTCAACTTTTGGTGGCGGTCCAACATAGTGTCAAACATGTCAGAACACATGGATGCATATTATCTGCGTATAATATTAAGAAG ATTGACAGATAAAGAAATG AACCGAGTGCTGCCTAAATCTTCTTTAGCTGAAATGGAGAACAAGAAAAAGCATACGTGTGTGGTGCTCAATAATGGAGGAGTAG ATCAGAATGACAATGATTTGGATCAGGCATGTGAGAGAAAGGATCTTAAAGGGAAGGAACTAGAGCAAAGAACCATGTCGCATGAACTGGAACCCCTCGCTATCCATGCTCTTCATGAACTTGTTTCTTTAGTTCACCATCGTGTTAATGCCGCTGAGCTAAGACAACCAGTGCAATCCACTTCAACAACTGATTCTGCAGCTAGTGTGAAAGATGAATTCACCAAAGTTGTGAGAGCAAATTCATTTAGTTTGGAAGATGACCCAGTTGCTAAAATTATTTGGGCTCTTCAACCGTGCACTTTTAGAAATGTATTTCTGGCCATGGTG AAAAATTTCCCAAGAACTCTGGAGGCTTTAATACTGCACTTGCTTTCACCAGTGGGAGCAGAAGTGCTTACATGTAAATTTGAAGAAATGGATCAACAGATCACTGAGGAAGATCG GAACAGATTCTACCAAGTTTTCTATGGGGCATTTGACGACCAATTCGCTGCGATGGATGCAATTCTAAACGGGAAAGAATTATTTGCACTCCAG GTAGGTGGGTACTCAATAATGTTTGTAAGAAAAAATTGGGTAGGGGATGATTCGGAGCGTAAGATGTTCACTGGCTCACCTTCTGTATGA
- the LOC117637825 gene encoding jmjC domain-containing protein C isoform X2: MEESLQIQRLEEAPSARDFESRIESTNVPAVFNGCVKDWKAFSKWNPSNGGLDYLQERVGLCVVEAMLSSSAPVFYGDLRSHERVPLPFSAFIGLCKQRMRHSEDGSGACFESEQRGLLEPVSEYDREPYEDAPQQIYLAQVPIMNTENEERVQLESLREDIQTPVFLEDKVLASTNLWMNNAQARSSTHYDPHHNLLCIVSGCKQVVLWPPSASAMLYPMPIYGEASNHSSIPLENPDFSNYPRAQCLMEYSQKVILHAGDALFIPEGWFHQVDSDDLTIAVNFWWRSNIVSNMSEHMDAYYLRIILRRLTDKEMNRVLPKSSLAEMENKKKHTCVVLNNGGVDQNDNDLDQACERKDLKGKELEQRTMSHELEPLAIHALHELVSLVHHRVNAAELRQPVQSTSTTDSAASVKDEFTKVVRANSFSLEDDPVAKIIWALQPCTFRNVFLAMVKNFPRTLEALILHLLSPVGAEVLTCKFEEMDQQITEEDRNRFYQVFYGAFDDQFAAMDAILNGKELFALQAYKNVLDKYLGVDWGGPKPGV; the protein is encoded by the exons ATGGAGGAATCTCTGCAAATTCAGAGGTTGGAGGAAGCTCCTTCGGCCAGAGACTTCGAGTCTCGGATCGAATCCACGAATGTTCCCGCT GTTTTCAATGGCTGCGTTAAGGATTGGAAAGCTTTCTCCAAATGGAATCCATCGAATGGCGGCCTCGACTATTTGCAg GAACGAGTCGGATTGTGTGTTGTGGAGGCTATGCTATCTAGTTCTGCACCTGTATTCTACGGTGATCTTAGAAGCCATGAGAGG GTACCGCTGCCATTTTCTGCCTTCATTGGTCTATGTAAGCAACGCATGCGTCATTCGGAGGATGGTTCTGGTGCTTGTTTTGAATCAGAACAGCGTGGACTACTGGAGCCTGTATCTGAGTATGACCGTGAGCCCTATGAGGATGCtcctcaacaaatatatttagCACAG GTACCAATAATGAATACTGAAAATGAAGAGAGGGTTCAATTAGAATCTTTGAGGGAGGATATCCAAACG CCTGTATTTTTGGAGGATAAAGTACTAGCTTCTACAAACCTGTGGATGAACAATGCTCAAGCTAGATCAAGCACTCACTATGATCCACACCATAACCTTCTCTGCATAGTTTCTGGCTGCAAACAAG TGGTTTTATGGCCTCCTTCAGCAAGTGCTATGTTATACCCTATGCCAATATATGGGGAGGCATCAAATCATAG TTCCATTCCTTTAGAGAACCCAGACTTTTCGAATTATCCAAGAGCACAATGTTTAATGGAGTACTCGCAGAAGGTTATTCTTCACGCAGGTGACGCACTTTTCATTCCTGAAGGCTG GTTCCACCAGGTAGACAGTGATGATCTGACCATTGCTGTCAACTTTTGGTGGCGGTCCAACATAGTGTCAAACATGTCAGAACACATGGATGCATATTATCTGCGTATAATATTAAGAAG ATTGACAGATAAAGAAATG AACCGAGTGCTGCCTAAATCTTCTTTAGCTGAAATGGAGAACAAGAAAAAGCATACGTGTGTGGTGCTCAATAATGGAGGAGTAG ATCAGAATGACAATGATTTGGATCAGGCATGTGAGAGAAAGGATCTTAAAGGGAAGGAACTAGAGCAAAGAACCATGTCGCATGAACTGGAACCCCTCGCTATCCATGCTCTTCATGAACTTGTTTCTTTAGTTCACCATCGTGTTAATGCCGCTGAGCTAAGACAACCAGTGCAATCCACTTCAACAACTGATTCTGCAGCTAGTGTGAAAGATGAATTCACCAAAGTTGTGAGAGCAAATTCATTTAGTTTGGAAGATGACCCAGTTGCTAAAATTATTTGGGCTCTTCAACCGTGCACTTTTAGAAATGTATTTCTGGCCATGGTG AAAAATTTCCCAAGAACTCTGGAGGCTTTAATACTGCACTTGCTTTCACCAGTGGGAGCAGAAGTGCTTACATGTAAATTTGAAGAAATGGATCAACAGATCACTGAGGAAGATCG GAACAGATTCTACCAAGTTTTCTATGGGGCATTTGACGACCAATTCGCTGCGATGGATGCAATTCTAAACGGGAAAGAATTATTTGCACTCCAG GCATACAAGAATGTGTTAGATAAGTATTTGGGAGTGGATTGGGGTGGGCCAAAACCCGGGGTCTGA
- the LOC117637825 gene encoding lysine-specific demethylase JMJ30 isoform X4, with amino-acid sequence MEESLQIQRLEEAPSARDFESRIESTNVPAVFNGCVKDWKAFSKWNPSNGGLDYLQERVGLCVVEAMLSSSAPVFYGDLRSHERVPLPFSAFIGLCKQRMRHSEDGSGACFESEQRGLLEPVSEYDREPYEDAPQQIYLAQVPIMNTENEERVQLESLREDIQTPVFLEDKVLASTNLWMNNAQARSSTHYDPHHNLLCIVSGCKQVVLWPPSASAMLYPMPIYGEASNHSSIPLENPDFSNYPRAQCLMEYSQKVILHAGDALFIPEGWFHQVDSDDLTIAVNFWWRSNIVSNMSEHMDAYYLRIILRRLTDKEMKNFPRTLEALILHLLSPVGAEVLTCKFEEMDQQITEEDRNRFYQVFYGAFDDQFAAMDAILNGKELFALQVGGYSIMFVRKNWVGDDSERKMFTGSPSV; translated from the exons ATGGAGGAATCTCTGCAAATTCAGAGGTTGGAGGAAGCTCCTTCGGCCAGAGACTTCGAGTCTCGGATCGAATCCACGAATGTTCCCGCT GTTTTCAATGGCTGCGTTAAGGATTGGAAAGCTTTCTCCAAATGGAATCCATCGAATGGCGGCCTCGACTATTTGCAg GAACGAGTCGGATTGTGTGTTGTGGAGGCTATGCTATCTAGTTCTGCACCTGTATTCTACGGTGATCTTAGAAGCCATGAGAGG GTACCGCTGCCATTTTCTGCCTTCATTGGTCTATGTAAGCAACGCATGCGTCATTCGGAGGATGGTTCTGGTGCTTGTTTTGAATCAGAACAGCGTGGACTACTGGAGCCTGTATCTGAGTATGACCGTGAGCCCTATGAGGATGCtcctcaacaaatatatttagCACAG GTACCAATAATGAATACTGAAAATGAAGAGAGGGTTCAATTAGAATCTTTGAGGGAGGATATCCAAACG CCTGTATTTTTGGAGGATAAAGTACTAGCTTCTACAAACCTGTGGATGAACAATGCTCAAGCTAGATCAAGCACTCACTATGATCCACACCATAACCTTCTCTGCATAGTTTCTGGCTGCAAACAAG TGGTTTTATGGCCTCCTTCAGCAAGTGCTATGTTATACCCTATGCCAATATATGGGGAGGCATCAAATCATAG TTCCATTCCTTTAGAGAACCCAGACTTTTCGAATTATCCAAGAGCACAATGTTTAATGGAGTACTCGCAGAAGGTTATTCTTCACGCAGGTGACGCACTTTTCATTCCTGAAGGCTG GTTCCACCAGGTAGACAGTGATGATCTGACCATTGCTGTCAACTTTTGGTGGCGGTCCAACATAGTGTCAAACATGTCAGAACACATGGATGCATATTATCTGCGTATAATATTAAGAAG ATTGACAGATAAAGAAATG AAAAATTTCCCAAGAACTCTGGAGGCTTTAATACTGCACTTGCTTTCACCAGTGGGAGCAGAAGTGCTTACATGTAAATTTGAAGAAATGGATCAACAGATCACTGAGGAAGATCG GAACAGATTCTACCAAGTTTTCTATGGGGCATTTGACGACCAATTCGCTGCGATGGATGCAATTCTAAACGGGAAAGAATTATTTGCACTCCAG GTAGGTGGGTACTCAATAATGTTTGTAAGAAAAAATTGGGTAGGGGATGATTCGGAGCGTAAGATGTTCACTGGCTCACCTTCTGTATGA
- the LOC117637943 gene encoding transmembrane emp24 domain-containing protein p24beta3-like, giving the protein METRKRFSYGKIYVAYGFLMSLIGNGNFATALSITVTDLECVSEQVLYEGDTVSGNFVAIDHDIFWSSDHPGIDFTAMTPRGTIVFSLKGTSGDKFEFKAPQSGIYKFCFRNPVSTPETVSFYIHVGHIPNEHDLARDEHMDPLNIKIAELREALESITTEQKYLKARDARHRYTNVSTKKRVIYFTLAEYIVFAAASALQVVYIRNLFSKTVGYNRV; this is encoded by the exons ATGGAGACAAGAAAGAGATTTTCGTACGGGAAGATTTACGTAGCATATGGTTTTCTTATGAGCCTCATTGGCAATGGGAATTTTGCTACTGCTCTTTCAATCACTGTGACAGACTTGGAATGTGTCTCGGAGCAAGTTTTGTATGAGGGAGATACCGTCTCCGGAAACTTTGTTGCTATCGACCATGACATCTTCTGGAGCTCCGATCATCCTGGTATCGATTTCACC GCGATGACTCCAAGAGGTACCATAGTGTTCTCTCTAAAAGGAACATCGGGGGATAAGTTTGAGTTCAAGGCGCCGCAGAGCGGAATCTACAAGTTCTGTTTTCGCAATCCGGTTTCAACTCCGGAGACTGTATCTTTCTACATTCATGTTGGCCACATCCCAAATGAACATGACTTGGCTAGAGACG AACATATGGACCCTCTTAATATTAAGATTGCTGAGCTGAGGGAGGCATTGGAGTCTATAACAACAGAGCAAAAGTACCTTAAAGCACGAGATGCCAGGCATCGATATA CAAATGTTAGCACCAAAAAACGTGTGATCTACTTCACACTTGCAGAGTACATTGTGTTTGCTGCTGCAAGTGCTCTTCAAGTGGTGTACATCCGCAATCTGTTCAGCAAGACGGTTGGCTACAACAGAGTTTAA
- the LOC117636871 gene encoding heat stress transcription factor A-7a gives MNYLYPVKEEFPGSSASQSGPGDPVMMIPPQPMEGLNDTGPPPFLTKTFDMVDDPSTNRIVSWSRGGGSFVVWDPHNFVMNLLPRYFKHNNFSSFVRQLNTYGFRKVDPDRWEFANEGFVRGQKHLLKNIKRRKTPSQPLPAQQALGPCVEVGRFGLDGEIDRLRRDKQVLMMELVKLRQQQQNTRAYLQAMEQRLQGTERKQQQMMAFLARAMQNPAFMQQLVQQKDKRKELEEAMTKKRRRPIDQGPSGVGGGKSSLKGKGTNLIKCEPLEFGDCDYEMSELEALALEMQGFGKARKEQDEELEPLESGKEFDEGFWEELFSERFEEDFSIPSAIVGEDEDVIILADRLGYLGSCPK, from the exons ATGAACTATCTGTACCCAGTGAAGGAAGAATTCCCGGGTTCAAGTGCATCACAATCGGGTCCTGGTGACCCGGTGATGATGATACCGCCACAGCCAATGGAGGGTCTGAATGACACAGGCCCTCCTCCATTTCTGACCAAGACCTTTGACATGGTGGATGACCCGAGTACCAATCGGATAGTTTCTTGGAGCAGAGGAGGTGGAAGCTTTGTTGTTTGGGATCCTCATAACTTTGTTATGAATCTCCTTCCTAGATACTTCAAGCACAATAATTTCTCAAGCTTTGTCAGGCAGCTCAACACTTAC GGCTTTAGAAAGGTTGATCCTGACAGATGGGAGTTTGCCAATGAGGGGTTTGTAAGGGGTCAGAAGCATCTCCTTAAGAACATTAAAAGAAGGAAGACACCTTCTCAGCCTCTTCCTGCACAACAAGCTCTAGGCCCTTGTGTGGAAGTAGGCCGGTTTGGGCTAGATGGAGAAATTGATCGTTTGCGGCGCGACAAGCAGGTCCTAATGATGGAGTTGGTGAAGCTTagacagcagcagcagaatACTAGAGCCTACCTTCAAGCAATGGAACAAAGGCTGCAAGGGACCGAAAGGAAGCAGCAACAAATGATGGCTTTCTTGGCAAGGGCAATGCAAAACCCAGCTTTTATGCAGCAGCTAGTCCAACAGAAGGATAAAAGGAAGGAGCTTGAGGAAGCCATGACTAAGAAAAGGAGGAGGCCAATTGATCAAGGACCTAGTGGTGTTGGTGGTGGCAAATCGAGCCTAAAGGGCAAGGGAACAAACCTCATTAAATGTGAGCCTCTTGAATTTGGAGATTGTGATTATGAAATGTCAGAGCTAGAAGCACTTGcattggaaatgcaaggaTTTGGAAAGGCAAGAAAGGAACAGGATGAAGAGCTGGAGCCACTAGAGAGTGGGAAAGAGTTCGATGAGGGCTTTTGGGAAGAACTATTTAGTGAGAGATTTGAGGAAGACTTCAGCATTCCAAGTGCAATAGTAGGGGAAGATGAAGATGTGATTATCTTGGCTGATCGCTTAGGTTACTTAGGTTCATGCCCAAAGTAG